The genomic segment tatacataatatatataatagcacGGTCACGGTacattactatcattattattgtaataatgattGTGTATTGTGACCgtgctattatatatatgatgtatTTCTCGCAcagtcttattaatattatgttcctggTGGACAGTTACATCCGTCCAGTTAGAACCACTAGCTTGAATTGAATTAGGATTTGACTTGCCCTTCCCAAAATAATTCTCTAGTGCTGAGTATACCGTTGAATAACCCTCTTTCACTGCCAGCCAACCATTAACATCACGTGATGTTATGACGTTCGATGACAATTCACTATTTTCAATGTCctctattttttgtttaattaatgctATTTCCTTATTTATCTGTTTGATTTCGTCCCATAGTTCGATATTGGgtccctataaaaaaaaacattaaaaataattatagtttttatacattCTAAACTTGGTACTTACTGAAGCCGGCTTCCCTATAACTTTGAATGTCAAGCAAAGTGTGATTAAGGTTACGACTACAATAACATAAAgcatttttcttgaaaatttatttttttctggaatattatactcttcaatctaaaaaaaaatacataacattattattttcagttaaattaatcgaaaaatattaaaatatatacttacgtcTATGATACAAGAATAATTGTTGCACATCTTAGCCGCACGTTCAACAAAGTGA from the Acyrthosiphon pisum isolate AL4f unplaced genomic scaffold, pea_aphid_22Mar2018_4r6ur Scaffold_1178;HRSCAF=1653, whole genome shotgun sequence genome contains:
- the LOC115034558 gene encoding uncharacterized protein LOC115034558 yields the protein MKITTHFVERAAKMCNNYSCIIDIEEYNIPEKNKFSRKMLYVIVVVTLITLCLTFKVIGKPASGPNIELWDEIKQINKEIALIKQKIEDIENSELSSNVITSRDVNGWLAVKEGYSTVYSALENYFGKGKSNPNSIQASGSNWTDVTVHQEHNINKTVREIHHIYNSTVTIHNHYYNNNDSNVP